A genome region from Nocardia sp. NBC_01730 includes the following:
- a CDS encoding DUF6745 domain-containing protein, whose protein sequence is MSTESSENVTKRDEWRSVSMATGPGDRAAAEDAVRAAYRQAGFPEPESVVWARSPLEAVRILQGAEFGSDTGACVREALRNAPLAAERQRVHTELGPRGFSEHWRATGADLWELTGTVVDRITAGVVDAVARNRKERTAIRLLLLDAVLGQHDAAWLSAFGTEPGEPLHALARVAREAGWWWPFEKVAVISERPTELHRDEAGRLDSGAGPALAYADGFELFAWRGMPVPAEFLDILRTLTAEHIRTEENAELRRVMLEYYGYDRYLDESGARPIHRDETGVLWRIELDGDEDVVMVEVINSTPEPDGTSRTYWLRVPPDTRTARAGVAWTFGLSAEEYGPVAQT, encoded by the coding sequence GTGAGTACAGAATCGAGCGAGAACGTGACGAAGCGGGATGAATGGCGGTCGGTGTCGATGGCGACCGGGCCCGGGGACAGGGCGGCGGCCGAGGACGCGGTGCGGGCGGCCTACCGGCAGGCCGGGTTCCCCGAGCCCGAATCCGTCGTGTGGGCGCGGTCGCCCCTCGAGGCGGTACGGATACTGCAGGGCGCGGAGTTCGGTTCGGATACCGGCGCGTGTGTGCGGGAGGCGCTGCGCAACGCTCCGCTCGCGGCCGAACGCCAACGCGTACACACCGAACTCGGCCCCAGGGGATTCAGCGAGCACTGGCGTGCGACCGGCGCGGACCTGTGGGAGCTGACCGGGACCGTCGTCGACCGGATCACGGCAGGCGTCGTCGACGCGGTGGCGCGTAACCGCAAGGAGCGGACCGCGATTCGCCTGCTGCTGCTCGATGCCGTCCTCGGTCAGCATGACGCCGCGTGGCTGTCGGCGTTCGGCACCGAGCCGGGCGAACCGCTGCACGCGCTGGCGCGCGTCGCCCGCGAGGCGGGCTGGTGGTGGCCCTTCGAGAAGGTCGCGGTGATCAGCGAGCGGCCGACCGAACTGCACCGAGACGAGGCGGGTCGGCTCGACAGCGGTGCGGGTCCCGCCCTCGCCTACGCCGACGGATTCGAACTCTTCGCCTGGCGCGGTATGCCCGTTCCCGCCGAATTCCTCGACATCCTGCGCACTCTCACGGCCGAACACATCCGCACCGAGGAGAACGCCGAACTGCGCCGGGTGATGCTCGAGTACTACGGCTACGACCGCTATCTCGACGAATCCGGTGCGCGTCCGATCCATCGTGACGAGACCGGCGTGCTCTGGCGCATCGAACTCGACGGAGACGAGGACGTGGTGATGGTCGAGGTGATCAACTCGACGCCCGAACCCGACGGCACCAGCCGCACCTACTGGCTGCGGGTGCCGCCCGATACACGCACCGCCCGCGCCGGCGTGGCATGGACCTTCGGGCTCAGCGCCGAGGAGTACGGACCCGTCGCGCAGACGTAG
- a CDS encoding STM4015 family protein: protein MTIGDHLPEFGGLPAFTFPDAETDEKKAVVLPEPDSVAWRLSVDTYDAEEAWGECFTRFLYAVDTAKVTALIVGTWQDVYDTGPDEVIEALCAAKDRLPALRALFLGDIVMEECEISWINQGLVTPLLENFPELEVFGVRGSQNLEFPAVRHERLHTLVVEAGGLPAAVVRGIAASDLPALTHLDLWLGTSEYGGNSEVADLAPILSGDRLPALKHLALRNSETQDDICTALAAAPVVARLDSLDVSMGVLTDDGVAALLSGQPLSHLSVLDMHYNYLSDAMRTRLRETLEPAGVRLELDSDDAEEDSDEEDGTVWRFVSVGE from the coding sequence ATGACCATCGGCGACCATCTACCGGAGTTCGGCGGCTTACCCGCCTTCACCTTTCCCGATGCCGAGACCGACGAGAAGAAGGCGGTCGTCCTGCCGGAGCCGGACTCGGTCGCGTGGCGGTTGAGCGTCGACACCTACGACGCCGAGGAGGCGTGGGGGGAATGCTTCACCCGCTTCCTGTACGCCGTCGACACGGCGAAGGTGACCGCCCTGATCGTCGGGACGTGGCAGGACGTGTACGACACCGGTCCCGACGAGGTCATCGAGGCACTGTGCGCGGCAAAGGACCGCCTGCCCGCGCTGCGCGCACTATTCCTCGGCGACATCGTCATGGAGGAATGCGAGATCTCCTGGATCAACCAGGGTTTGGTGACCCCGCTGCTCGAGAACTTCCCCGAACTGGAAGTCTTCGGTGTGCGCGGCAGTCAGAACCTGGAGTTCCCCGCCGTGCGGCACGAGCGGCTGCACACCCTCGTCGTCGAGGCGGGCGGCCTGCCCGCCGCGGTCGTGCGCGGCATCGCGGCCAGCGACCTGCCCGCGCTGACGCACCTCGACCTGTGGCTCGGCACCTCGGAGTACGGCGGCAACAGCGAGGTGGCCGATCTCGCGCCGATCCTGTCGGGTGACCGGCTGCCCGCACTGAAGCATCTCGCCCTGCGCAACAGCGAGACCCAGGACGACATCTGCACCGCACTCGCGGCGGCGCCCGTGGTGGCCCGGCTGGACAGCCTGGACGTCTCGATGGGCGTGCTCACCGACGACGGTGTCGCCGCGCTGCTCTCCGGTCAGCCGCTGAGCCATCTGAGCGTGCTCGACATGCACTACAACTACCTGTCCGACGCGATGCGCACCAGGCTGCGCGAGACACTGGAACCCGCGGGCGTGCGCCTCGAACTCGACTCCGACGACGCCGAAGAGGACAGCGACGAGGAAGACGGCACCGTGTGGCGGTTCGTCTCCGTCGGTGAGTGA
- a CDS encoding STM4014 family protein gives MYASATPPLPPRWVIVGNGENRRVGMFTEAARAAGAASIRVVEWRDVLREGCHDFADDEIVRLDSPGENAEVDRLLRATNEPTRVEGSARWYTRFLDAVRSLRGGFRLDDTEDLAVLFDKRLCHARLSRAGVPVPASPTSGGRAPVRGWADVRGHMRDAEMPRIFVKLAHGSSASGVLAIESTRGGRLRATTSVEITAEGHLHNSLRIRRYTSEREIASIVDRLAPDGLHLERWIPKVSQDGRSADLRVVVIGGRATHVVVRTSRAPLTNLHLGGVRGDLAAFRAAAGDNWAKALSICEQAAACFPATLCVGVDLLPAVGWRHFAVGEVNAFGDLLPRLTGLPEKPAAGLDTYTAQVIAATSRYHIARQTSSRELVGALRGAPL, from the coding sequence GTGTACGCGTCCGCGACACCGCCGCTCCCACCGCGCTGGGTGATCGTCGGCAACGGCGAGAACCGGCGCGTCGGGATGTTCACCGAGGCCGCCCGCGCCGCAGGGGCGGCGTCCATCCGGGTGGTCGAATGGCGCGACGTGCTGCGCGAAGGCTGCCATGATTTCGCCGACGACGAGATCGTGCGCCTGGATTCCCCTGGTGAGAACGCCGAGGTGGATCGCCTGTTGCGTGCGACTAACGAACCAACGCGGGTCGAGGGTTCGGCCCGCTGGTACACGCGGTTCCTCGACGCGGTGCGCTCGTTGCGCGGCGGATTCCGGCTCGACGACACCGAAGACCTGGCCGTGTTGTTCGACAAGCGGCTGTGCCATGCCCGGCTGTCACGCGCGGGTGTACCGGTACCGGCCTCGCCCACCTCGGGCGGACGCGCTCCCGTGCGCGGGTGGGCGGATGTGCGCGGCCATATGCGCGACGCCGAGATGCCGCGTATTTTCGTCAAACTCGCGCACGGATCGTCGGCCTCGGGTGTCCTCGCCATCGAATCCACCCGTGGCGGACGGCTGCGCGCGACCACCTCGGTGGAGATCACGGCGGAAGGTCATCTGCACAACTCGCTGCGCATCCGGCGCTACACCTCCGAACGGGAGATCGCGTCCATCGTCGACCGGTTGGCCCCGGACGGACTGCACCTGGAACGCTGGATTCCCAAGGTTTCCCAAGACGGCCGGTCCGCCGATCTACGCGTCGTGGTGATCGGCGGGCGCGCCACCCACGTCGTCGTCAGGACGAGCCGCGCGCCGCTGACCAACCTGCATCTCGGCGGTGTGCGCGGTGATCTCGCGGCCTTCCGCGCCGCCGCGGGCGACAACTGGGCGAAGGCATTGTCGATCTGCGAACAGGCCGCAGCCTGTTTCCCCGCCACACTGTGCGTCGGCGTGGATCTGCTGCCCGCGGTCGGTTGGCGGCACTTCGCAGTGGGTGAGGTCAACGCGTTCGGCGATCTGCTCCCCCGGCTCACCGGGCTGCCGGAGAAACCGGCAGCCGGACTCGACACCTACACGGCGCAGGTCATCGCCGCGACCAGCCGCTATCACATTGCACGACAGACCAGTTCGCGCGAGCTGGTCGGCGCGCTCAGGGGTGCCCCGCTGTGA
- a CDS encoding STM4013/SEN3800 family hydrolase has translation MTISEPLLSQPDMNTVVGRDDLLLLTLDTLRYDVAVESAAAGRLPNLTAHLPGSVWQKRHAPGNFTYAAHHAIFAGFLPTPATQGPHPRLFAARFAGSETTAERTFVFDEPDLVTALAARGYHTACVGGVGFFNKQGALGNVLPGLFAESHWESEFSVASPTSFEAQVACAERVVAALPAERPLFLFVNVSALHQPNWFHLPGATRDTGDNMSTHAAALEYVDRHVDRLFDVMRSRRRCFAIVCSDHGTAYGDAGYTGHRIGHESVWTVPYGHFFLEPPA, from the coding sequence GTGACGATCTCGGAACCCCTGCTGTCCCAGCCGGATATGAACACCGTCGTCGGCCGGGACGACCTACTGCTGCTCACCCTCGACACCCTGCGCTACGACGTCGCGGTCGAGTCGGCGGCGGCGGGGCGTCTGCCGAATCTGACGGCCCATCTCCCCGGCAGCGTCTGGCAGAAGCGCCATGCCCCAGGCAATTTCACCTATGCCGCGCATCACGCCATCTTCGCCGGATTCCTTCCGACGCCCGCGACGCAGGGCCCGCACCCACGGTTGTTCGCCGCGCGCTTCGCGGGCAGCGAGACCACCGCCGAGCGCACCTTCGTCTTCGACGAACCCGATCTGGTGACCGCACTCGCCGCGCGCGGGTATCACACGGCCTGCGTCGGCGGCGTCGGCTTCTTCAACAAGCAGGGCGCGCTGGGCAATGTCCTGCCCGGCCTGTTCGCCGAAAGCCATTGGGAATCGGAGTTCTCCGTGGCATCACCCACCTCGTTCGAAGCCCAGGTGGCGTGTGCCGAACGGGTGGTAGCCGCCTTGCCCGCCGAGCGGCCGCTCTTCCTGTTCGTCAACGTCTCGGCCCTCCATCAGCCCAACTGGTTCCACCTGCCCGGCGCGACCCGCGACACCGGCGACAATATGAGCACCCACGCCGCCGCCCTGGAGTACGTCGACCGGCACGTTGACCGACTGTTCGACGTGATGCGTTCGCGGCGGCGCTGTTTCGCCATCGTCTGCTCCGATCACGGCACGGCGTACGGCGATGCCGGTTACACCGGCCACCGGATCGGACACGAATCCGTCTGGACGGTTCCCTACGGACATTTCTTCCTGGAGCCACCCGCATGA
- a CDS encoding STM4012 family radical SAM protein, with protein MSRTITLPRPYQNYVYAYPHKTAYRPLTPRPALAELWSGESRRALSLYLHIPFCEVRCGFCNLFTRVGAPDGLTGRYLDALTRQAEAVRAALGDAETPHFATAAFGGGTPTFLEADELTRLCDTAEDTMGADLRAIPLSVEASPTTATADRLAVLAERGTTRLSLGVQSFIEQEARAAVRPQRRADVEAALDRIRDVAIPVLNIDLIYGIDGQTAATWRESLDAALAWRPEEIYLYPLYVRPLTGLDRHADPGAAERDWDEQRLRRYAEGRDHLLAEGYTQISMRMFRRTDAPPQGLDDYACQTDGMIGLGCGARSYTSGTHYSFDYAVAPREVRAIIDTYTATEDFTRAVYGRTIDGDEAERRYLLQSLLQAEGFAVADFRQRFGHEPRDSFPAELDALAERGWLADPETGHLRLTPEGLTYSDAIGPEFFSPAVRAAMAAYEHR; from the coding sequence ATGAGCCGCACCATCACCCTGCCCCGGCCGTATCAGAACTACGTCTACGCCTATCCGCACAAGACCGCCTACCGCCCGCTCACACCGCGGCCCGCGCTCGCCGAGCTCTGGTCCGGTGAATCGCGACGAGCACTGTCGCTGTATCTGCACATCCCGTTCTGCGAGGTGCGCTGCGGATTCTGCAATCTGTTCACCCGGGTCGGCGCGCCCGACGGCCTCACCGGGCGCTATCTGGACGCGCTGACCCGCCAGGCCGAGGCCGTCCGCGCGGCACTGGGCGACGCCGAAACACCGCACTTCGCCACCGCCGCCTTCGGCGGAGGCACCCCCACTTTCCTCGAAGCCGATGAACTGACCCGACTGTGCGATACCGCCGAGGACACCATGGGCGCGGATCTGCGTGCCATCCCGCTCTCGGTCGAGGCGTCCCCCACCACCGCCACCGCGGATCGTCTCGCCGTGCTGGCCGAACGCGGGACGACACGGCTGAGTCTGGGCGTGCAGAGTTTCATCGAACAGGAGGCGCGCGCCGCTGTGCGACCGCAGCGACGCGCGGACGTCGAGGCTGCGCTGGACCGCATCCGCGACGTCGCCATACCCGTCCTGAACATCGACCTCATCTACGGCATCGACGGTCAGACCGCGGCGACGTGGCGAGAGTCCCTCGACGCCGCGCTGGCGTGGCGGCCCGAGGAAATCTACCTCTACCCGCTCTACGTCCGTCCACTCACCGGACTCGACCGGCACGCCGATCCTGGCGCAGCCGAACGCGATTGGGACGAACAACGGCTGCGTCGCTACGCCGAGGGTCGTGATCATCTGCTCGCGGAAGGCTACACGCAGATCTCGATGCGCATGTTCCGTCGGACCGACGCGCCACCCCAAGGGCTGGACGACTACGCCTGCCAGACCGACGGCATGATCGGTCTCGGCTGCGGAGCCCGCTCCTACACATCAGGAACGCATTACTCCTTCGACTACGCCGTCGCCCCACGCGAGGTGCGTGCGATCATCGACACCTACACGGCCACTGAGGATTTCACCCGAGCCGTCTACGGACGGACGATCGACGGCGACGAGGCCGAGCGGCGCTACCTGCTGCAATCCTTGCTCCAAGCCGAGGGTTTCGCGGTGGCGGACTTCCGGCAGCGCTTCGGTCACGAACCGCGCGACAGCTTCCCCGCCGAGTTGGACGCCCTCGCCGAGCGCGGCTGGCTCGCCGACCCGGAAACAGGCCACCTGCGTCTGACCCCCGAGGGCCTGACCTACTCCGACGCCATCGGCCCCGAATTCTTCTCCCCCGCGGTCCGCGCCGCCATGGCAGCATACGAACATCGGTGA
- a CDS encoding STM4011 family radical SAM protein, translating into MDLTILYRGPLASCDYDCPYCPFAKRRDSTAQLRADRAALERFTRWACAQTEDRLSILFTPWGEGLARSWYRHALVELSRQPHIDRVAIQTNLSCRTEWLADADLDTVALWCTYHPDQTPYDRFLDKTTHLARTGVRFSVGIVGLPDHLDHARSLRADLPDHIYLWVNAAEGHTYTDEAASTWTTVDPLFPFSRHPHRSAGLPCRTGSSVISVDGEGTVRRCHFVPTPLGNLYDNTYRRALTPRPCPRTECDCHIGYVHLETLPLYDVFAGGVLERIPPPLHRAIPAVAHPSLSLPISPAHS; encoded by the coding sequence ATGGATCTCACCATTCTCTACCGCGGCCCCCTGGCCTCCTGCGATTACGACTGCCCGTACTGCCCCTTCGCCAAGCGCCGCGACTCGACCGCTCAGCTCCGCGCCGACCGCGCCGCCCTCGAACGATTCACCCGGTGGGCGTGCGCGCAGACCGAGGATCGCCTCTCGATCCTATTCACCCCGTGGGGGGAAGGACTCGCGCGGTCCTGGTACCGCCACGCCCTGGTCGAGTTGTCCCGGCAGCCGCACATCGACCGCGTCGCCATCCAGACCAACCTGAGCTGCCGCACCGAGTGGCTCGCCGACGCCGACCTCGACACCGTCGCCCTCTGGTGCACCTACCACCCCGACCAGACCCCTTACGACCGCTTCCTCGACAAGACCACCCACCTCGCCCGCACCGGCGTACGCTTCAGCGTCGGAATCGTCGGCCTACCCGACCATCTCGACCATGCCCGTAGCCTGCGCGCCGACCTGCCCGACCACATCTACCTGTGGGTCAACGCCGCCGAAGGCCACACCTACACCGACGAAGCCGCATCCACCTGGACCACCGTCGACCCGCTCTTTCCCTTCAGCCGCCACCCCCACCGCTCCGCAGGCCTGCCTTGCCGCACTGGTTCCTCGGTGATCTCGGTAGACGGTGAAGGCACTGTCCGCCGCTGCCACTTCGTCCCCACCCCCCTGGGCAACCTCTACGACAACACCTACCGCCGAGCCCTCACCCCCCGCCCCTGCCCCCGCACCGAATGCGACTGCCACATCGGCTACGTCCACCTGGAAACCCTCCCGCTCTACGACGTCTTCGCGGGCGGAGTCCTGGAGCGCATCCCGCCCCCTCTCCACCGCGCCATCCCCGCGGTCGCCCACCCCTCGCTGAGCCTCCCGATCAGCCCGGCTCACAGCTGA
- a CDS encoding helix-turn-helix domain-containing protein, whose amino-acid sequence MALSEQYLVQEADTAMVSARESTDFWVEHILRKQGTLQFRFGSASTFHGSTRAQHYADYQLIGFRSASITYSRTRTDIRRDDDASLRIIVPTRGAMNLRQDDSTVQVVPGQGALVTKARPVDVAQPQNAQGWVMNIPAGALPLDAGTGPAVIDLRQGLGSVAFGMIGELSKQRNVVDGLGFATTCDAMIDLFRLCLRPDGKFPTTLAAVDAAVRDYIRRHATDPELTPTLIAHNLGWSLRQVQLALHSTGTTPSQLIRTERLDRARRYLREASADRTIAEIAYASGFSSLSAFGASFKERFGSTPQEARRR is encoded by the coding sequence ATGGCACTTTCTGAGCAGTACCTCGTGCAGGAGGCCGACACCGCCATGGTCTCGGCCCGCGAGTCCACCGACTTCTGGGTCGAGCACATCCTGCGTAAACAGGGCACCCTGCAGTTCCGTTTCGGCAGTGCGTCGACATTCCACGGCAGTACGAGGGCCCAACACTACGCGGACTACCAGTTGATCGGCTTTCGGTCCGCCAGCATCACCTACTCACGAACGCGCACAGATATACGCCGGGATGACGATGCGAGCCTGCGCATAATCGTTCCGACCCGGGGCGCAATGAATTTGCGACAAGACGACAGCACTGTTCAGGTCGTGCCCGGACAGGGCGCACTGGTCACGAAAGCACGTCCGGTCGATGTCGCACAGCCGCAGAACGCACAAGGGTGGGTGATGAACATCCCCGCCGGCGCGCTGCCCCTCGATGCCGGCACCGGACCTGCGGTGATCGACCTGAGACAGGGCCTGGGATCGGTCGCCTTCGGCATGATCGGCGAGCTCAGCAAGCAGCGCAACGTCGTTGATGGGCTCGGCTTTGCCACGACGTGCGATGCGATGATCGATCTGTTCAGACTGTGCCTGCGCCCCGATGGAAAGTTCCCCACCACTCTGGCAGCAGTCGACGCCGCAGTCCGTGACTACATCCGCCGACACGCCACAGACCCCGAACTCACCCCGACACTGATCGCGCACAACCTCGGTTGGTCTCTGCGACAAGTCCAGCTGGCACTGCACAGCACCGGTACGACACCGAGTCAACTGATCCGCACTGAGCGGCTGGACCGGGCACGCCGCTATCTTCGCGAGGCTTCTGCCGACCGGACAATAGCCGAGATCGCCTACGCCAGCGGCTTCAGCTCGCTCAGTGCCTTCGGCGCCTCCTTCAAGGAGCGGTTCGGATCGACACCGCAAGAAGCACGCCGCCGCTGA
- a CDS encoding 2-deoxy-scyllo-inosose synthase produces MASTAQELISHPHMQQRRIQIGESSFPYLFGSDCLEAIAETLHTLDADRFVVVTDDRVFDLHGQALIRALGTGTPVTILRHEPGEAMKTLPCLAEHIEHALGDGATRRSVVVSFGGGVPGNLAGLMASLLFRGVRLVHIPTTTVSAMDSVLSLKQAINSRVGKNHVGSYYTPIAVLTDVELFGTLSPRELRSGLCEMAKNCLAIRPEIISELREILTTGNLAAPESLLWLLDASISAKGQVTKNDTYERKEGLVLEYGHTVGHAIELLDHRQRDSNGLSHGESIALGMLVAARISCARGWLTEADVRIHDELVASLGVTTSIPAGVTADRIIDTIRDDNKRGYLPLPDDAAAFVLLEQLGVPARSGELPLVSVGFQEVQDALDAAGRDILPFAAADSVR; encoded by the coding sequence ATGGCCTCGACCGCGCAAGAACTCATATCGCACCCGCACATGCAACAGCGCCGAATTCAGATCGGCGAGTCTTCGTTTCCATATCTCTTCGGCAGCGACTGTCTCGAAGCCATCGCAGAAACCCTGCACACGCTCGACGCGGACAGATTCGTAGTCGTTACCGACGATCGCGTCTTCGACCTTCACGGACAAGCATTGATTCGTGCTCTGGGAACCGGGACGCCTGTCACGATTCTTCGCCATGAGCCCGGTGAGGCGATGAAGACACTTCCGTGTCTTGCTGAGCATATCGAGCACGCTTTGGGGGATGGCGCCACACGGAGATCAGTCGTCGTCTCCTTCGGTGGAGGCGTGCCGGGAAATCTGGCGGGGTTGATGGCAAGTCTGTTGTTCCGCGGGGTACGACTGGTTCATATCCCGACCACAACCGTCAGCGCGATGGATTCGGTACTGTCGCTCAAACAGGCCATAAATAGTAGGGTCGGCAAGAATCATGTCGGTAGCTACTACACGCCAATTGCAGTACTCACCGACGTAGAGCTCTTCGGCACCCTGTCTCCTCGAGAACTTCGCTCAGGACTCTGCGAGATGGCCAAGAATTGTTTGGCCATCAGGCCTGAGATCATTTCGGAACTACGAGAAATCTTGACCACGGGCAATCTGGCTGCGCCCGAGTCGCTCCTGTGGCTATTGGATGCCAGTATCAGTGCGAAAGGGCAGGTAACGAAGAACGACACATACGAGCGAAAAGAAGGTCTCGTTCTCGAATACGGCCATACAGTCGGACACGCCATCGAGTTGCTCGACCACCGGCAACGCGATTCCAACGGGCTTTCACATGGGGAATCCATTGCACTCGGCATGTTGGTTGCCGCGCGAATATCGTGCGCGCGCGGATGGCTGACGGAAGCAGATGTCCGCATCCACGACGAACTCGTGGCAAGCCTCGGCGTAACGACGAGTATCCCTGCGGGAGTCACAGCAGACCGCATCATCGACACAATTCGAGACGACAACAAACGGGGATACTTGCCGCTGCCGGACGATGCCGCGGCTTTCGTGCTCCTCGAGCAGCTCGGCGTACCTGCGAGATCGGGTGAGCTGCCGCTGGTTTCGGTCGGCTTCCAAGAGGTGCAGGACGCATTGGACGCAGCAGGGCGCGATATCCTGCCCTTTGCCGCGGCAGATTCGGTCCGATGA
- a CDS encoding IS1182 family transposase, which yields MSLRPCRCDVVPVETARVARAVFPEGCLAMRMRDVLGPVFSDDEFTQVFSRRGQPAISPALLALVSVLQFAEGFSDRQAAQAVRSRIDWKYALGLELSDPGFDYSVLSEFRSRLIVGGLEQRVLDAVLEAARRAGLLKAGGRQRSDSTHVLAAVRDLNRLQFVTETLRAALNALAAAAPDWLAGIAEPDWFDRYSARCEDTRFPSRWAARAAHANQVGSDGMTVLCAVTAGKAPAWLRQLPAVELLRRVWVQQYYVIDDGTVAWRDKKDLPPAAIRYCSPYDEQARTGTKRDASWNGYKVHLTETCEPDAPHLITHVATTAAPVPDMAMTAAIHAGLAERDLLPDVHLVDAGYVDADLLITAQQDHGVELLGPAKAPTGWQATADGGYTLPDFTIDWENEKVTCPQGAVSNSWKADRSQDGTPVIRVRFPSAECRQCPAREHCTRSSTGRRLTLRHRAQHQALQLARAEQQTDQWQQRYQHRAGVEGTIAQGIRSCGLRRSRYRGLTKTSLQHLLTAAGLNLNRLNTWWETTPFAPTRTSHFAALRPAA from the coding sequence GTGTCGTTGCGTCCGTGTAGGTGCGATGTGGTTCCGGTGGAGACGGCCCGGGTTGCCCGGGCTGTCTTCCCGGAGGGCTGTCTGGCGATGCGGATGCGCGACGTTCTGGGGCCTGTGTTCTCCGATGACGAGTTCACGCAGGTGTTCTCGCGTCGCGGTCAGCCCGCGATCTCGCCGGCGTTGCTGGCGTTGGTGTCGGTGCTGCAGTTCGCCGAAGGGTTCTCCGATCGTCAAGCCGCGCAAGCGGTTCGGTCCCGGATCGACTGGAAGTACGCGCTGGGATTGGAGCTGAGCGATCCCGGTTTCGATTACTCGGTGCTCAGTGAGTTCCGGTCCCGGCTGATCGTCGGCGGGCTGGAGCAGCGGGTACTCGATGCGGTGCTGGAGGCGGCGCGTCGAGCCGGGCTGTTGAAGGCGGGTGGCCGGCAGCGATCCGACTCCACGCATGTGCTGGCCGCGGTGCGTGACCTCAATCGGCTGCAGTTCGTGACCGAGACGCTGCGTGCCGCGCTCAACGCGCTCGCCGCCGCGGCACCGGATTGGCTGGCCGGCATCGCCGAACCCGACTGGTTCGACCGCTACAGCGCGCGCTGCGAAGACACCCGGTTCCCGAGCCGCTGGGCCGCACGGGCGGCCCACGCGAACCAGGTCGGATCCGACGGCATGACTGTGCTGTGCGCGGTCACGGCCGGCAAGGCACCCGCCTGGCTGCGGCAGCTTCCGGCGGTGGAGTTGCTGCGTCGGGTCTGGGTGCAGCAGTACTACGTCATCGACGACGGGACGGTGGCCTGGCGGGACAAGAAGGATCTGCCCCCGGCGGCGATCCGCTACTGCTCGCCGTATGACGAGCAGGCTCGCACCGGCACCAAACGCGACGCGTCCTGGAACGGCTACAAGGTCCACCTCACCGAGACCTGCGAGCCCGACGCACCGCACTTGATCACTCACGTCGCCACCACCGCAGCCCCGGTTCCGGACATGGCGATGACCGCAGCGATCCACGCCGGCCTCGCCGAGCGGGATCTGCTGCCCGACGTGCATCTGGTTGATGCCGGATACGTCGATGCCGACCTGCTCATCACCGCGCAGCAAGACCACGGCGTCGAACTTCTCGGCCCGGCGAAGGCGCCGACCGGCTGGCAAGCCACAGCCGACGGCGGTTACACCCTGCCCGATTTCACGATCGACTGGGAGAACGAGAAGGTCACCTGCCCGCAAGGCGCCGTTTCCAACTCCTGGAAAGCAGACCGCTCCCAGGACGGGACACCCGTGATCAGGGTGCGTTTCCCCAGCGCAGAGTGCCGTCAGTGCCCGGCACGCGAACACTGCACCCGCTCCAGCACAGGTCGGCGCCTGACTCTTCGGCATCGTGCCCAGCACCAGGCCCTGCAGCTGGCTCGCGCCGAACAGCAGACCGACCAGTGGCAACAGCGCTACCAGCATCGCGCGGGCGTGGAAGGCACCATTGCCCAAGGCATCCGATCCTGCGGTCTGCGCCGATCCCGCTACCGCGGCCTGACCAAGACCAGTCTTCAACACCTACTGACTGCAGCAGGACTCAACCTCAACCGACTCAACACCTGGTGGGAGACAACGCCGTTCGCTCCAACCCGAACGTCACATTTCGCAGCCCTCCGGCCCGCCGCCTGA